One genomic segment of Pseudomonadota bacterium includes these proteins:
- a CDS encoding hemolysin family protein: HIPKGYLYAAIGFSVVIEAFNQLALRNRRKWAASMPRRRRTADAVLRLLGGVPASPPAAARQDTSTLIPEGQKEEAFAAAEKGMVRGVLTLADRSIQTIMTPRPEVSWIDLDDSKEGVLAEVRESAHRQFLVSRGSIDEVVGIVRKEDILELCLDDKPFDLMQVVQKPVAVHEDASILDTLEMFKSAPVEMALMIDEYGSLQGIVTQTDFLEAIAGDLPEAQTEEPEVKELVDGSLLIDGAISIYDAQQRLGLDMLSAGDFNTLAGFVLRVFGRIPAVGERIDWRGWSFEVSDMDGWRINKVFARRVGAEGESSVVDNFDTSSPDA, translated from the coding sequence ATCACATACCTAAGGGTTACCTCTACGCCGCCATCGGCTTCTCGGTGGTGATCGAGGCTTTTAATCAACTTGCACTCCGCAATCGCAGAAAATGGGCGGCCTCGATGCCGCGCCGGCGGCGCACGGCTGACGCGGTGTTGCGGCTTCTCGGCGGTGTTCCTGCCTCGCCGCCAGCCGCGGCGCGCCAGGACACGAGCACGCTGATCCCGGAGGGACAGAAGGAGGAGGCGTTTGCGGCTGCCGAGAAGGGGATGGTGCGCGGCGTTCTGACGCTTGCCGACCGGTCAATTCAGACAATTATGACGCCGCGGCCGGAAGTGAGCTGGATCGACCTGGACGATTCCAAGGAGGGCGTGTTAGCGGAGGTGCGTGAGAGCGCGCATCGTCAGTTTCTCGTGAGCCGTGGATCGATCGATGAGGTCGTAGGCATCGTACGCAAGGAAGATATCCTGGAGCTTTGTCTCGACGACAAGCCTTTTGACCTGATGCAGGTCGTGCAGAAACCCGTAGCGGTGCACGAGGACGCCTCGATTCTCGACACGCTCGAGATGTTCAAGAGCGCGCCCGTTGAGATGGCCTTGATGATCGATGAATATGGAAGTCTGCAGGGGATCGTCACGCAGACCGATTTCCTCGAGGCGATTGCGGGCGACCTGCCGGAGGCACAGACCGAAGAGCCGGAGGTGAAGGAGCTAGTGGACGGCTCATTGCTTATCGACGGTGCGATCTCGATCTACGACGCGCAGCAGCGGCTCGGCCTGGACATGCTCTCGGCTGGCGACTTCAATACGCTTGCCGGGTTCGTTCTCCGCGTCTTCGGCCGCATACCAGCGGTTGGTGAACGCATCGACTGGCGCGGTTGGAGCTTCGAGGTATCAGATATGGACGGATGGCGGATAAACAAAGTGTTCGCACGGCGCGTTGGTGCGGAAGGCGAATCATCTGTGGTGGATAACTTTGACACCTCATCCCCAGATGCTTGA
- a CDS encoding DUF2309 domain-containing protein yields the protein MEQTTSYSDTQRAQLRAVILLSSEIIAPYWPMRTFVHHNPLHGLEELHFDEAAQRGQRVLGGKGYLSLEVFRDYARSGRILPRHIDAALKPRVHDKQVTLGARRITDFDVLRARLLHGLSAPPVDVLDAMIARRPDRAVITALADHLSRGPAGGGHAQAREKDDDPAGFGRHATLGSWCDRRLGTDITARINREMIKWCEAFLDEDHAAWAMPGRERGFYAAWRSLAALEWSPCGITRSRRKLARLPAHPEDALLDHLAALSIPPEWWQDYLARHFAALPGWAGFIKWRADQTDYEWQHAYPVDLVQYLAARLWYERELVQRVCRAELGVDGNVQAIRGAAASKDAPKVDRAGLDVRSGSWRLVELATALDIAPSVLMDTAPDTLKTLLDWQDGFPESEHGPVWLNAFEAGYQEQLLEKLRPNLVKSLSATSVRPQSQAVFCIDVRSESFRRHLETVGDYDTFGFAGFFIVFIRYRAMGRHHDTDQFPVIMKAKNTVREVPRVYQSQLLLRHRTGTKLLHAGHELLHDLKENVVTPYVMVESLGWFYGLPLIGKTVFASWYQRVAARLRGLFVPPVSTSLTVDKLSQEEVTEMLVAEQRGIIRRALQERFGDRDLNLSLERLEYLRKRALDESQGSLSSEEEAAFIEVLREQYRINPGGAFARMERITRTGFTPTEQAFTVETALRMMGLTENFARLVLFCGHGSTSENNPFEAALDCGACGGNKGKPNARVLAIMANKASVREALAKNGLVIPQDTFFIAGQHDTTTDTVEIFDLEDIPHTHLNDRQRLDRDLAEAGLRNSRERCGRFPELSSTLPRAQAARETRRRSGDWSQVRPEWGLSGNAAFIVGRSELTQGLDLGGRAFLHSYDHRGDETGRLLEIVMTGPQIVGQWINMEHYFSTVDTEVYGSGSKIYHNVVGRFGIMSGPQSDLRTGLAWQTVMDGPRPYHEPMRMLTLIEAPRERILQIIGRHRILRQLYDNEWVRLVALDPDQGIFFYYVPKQGWTPVGDGGPSLRTETI from the coding sequence GTGGAACAGACCACGTCCTACAGCGACACGCAGCGGGCGCAGCTCCGGGCCGTGATCCTGCTCTCGAGCGAGATCATCGCCCCGTACTGGCCCATGCGCACGTTCGTCCATCACAATCCGTTGCACGGATTGGAAGAACTCCACTTCGACGAGGCCGCGCAACGGGGCCAACGGGTGTTGGGTGGCAAGGGGTATCTGTCTCTTGAGGTGTTCCGCGATTATGCCCGCTCGGGCCGGATTCTTCCCCGGCACATCGACGCCGCGCTGAAGCCGCGTGTGCACGACAAACAGGTCACGTTGGGTGCTCGCCGGATCACCGACTTCGACGTGCTGCGGGCCCGGCTGCTCCACGGTCTCTCGGCGCCTCCGGTGGACGTACTCGACGCCATGATCGCCCGCCGTCCGGATCGAGCCGTGATTACCGCACTCGCGGATCACCTCTCCCGCGGCCCGGCGGGGGGCGGCCACGCGCAGGCGCGGGAGAAGGATGACGATCCGGCTGGGTTCGGCCGCCACGCCACGCTGGGGTCCTGGTGCGATCGCAGGTTGGGCACCGACATCACGGCCCGAATCAACCGGGAAATGATCAAATGGTGCGAGGCGTTCCTAGACGAAGACCATGCGGCTTGGGCGATGCCCGGCCGGGAGAGGGGTTTCTACGCGGCGTGGAGGTCGCTGGCCGCGTTGGAATGGTCGCCCTGCGGCATCACCCGGAGCCGCCGGAAGCTCGCGCGCTTGCCGGCTCATCCGGAGGACGCGTTGCTGGACCACCTGGCCGCGCTCAGTATTCCGCCCGAATGGTGGCAGGACTATCTTGCCCGGCATTTCGCGGCCCTGCCCGGGTGGGCGGGCTTCATCAAGTGGCGCGCGGATCAAACCGACTACGAGTGGCAACACGCGTATCCCGTTGATCTGGTCCAGTACCTTGCCGCGCGCCTCTGGTACGAACGCGAGTTGGTGCAGCGGGTTTGTCGAGCGGAACTCGGCGTCGACGGGAATGTCCAGGCGATCCGGGGTGCGGCGGCATCGAAGGATGCGCCGAAGGTGGACCGCGCCGGGCTTGACGTTCGGTCCGGGTCGTGGCGGCTGGTGGAGCTTGCGACCGCGTTGGACATCGCGCCTTCGGTGCTGATGGATACGGCGCCGGACACGCTCAAAACCTTGCTGGACTGGCAGGACGGCTTTCCCGAATCAGAACATGGGCCAGTGTGGTTGAACGCGTTCGAAGCCGGCTATCAGGAGCAGTTGCTCGAGAAACTCCGGCCCAATCTGGTCAAGTCGCTCTCGGCGACATCCGTCCGCCCGCAATCGCAGGCGGTATTTTGCATCGACGTGCGCTCCGAATCGTTCCGGCGTCACCTTGAAACCGTGGGCGACTACGACACCTTCGGCTTCGCCGGATTTTTCATCGTCTTCATCCGGTACCGGGCCATGGGCCGTCATCACGATACCGATCAGTTCCCGGTGATCATGAAGGCGAAAAACACGGTGCGTGAAGTGCCCCGGGTTTATCAGAGCCAACTGCTCTTGCGGCACCGGACCGGCACCAAGCTGCTGCACGCGGGCCACGAGCTCCTGCATGATCTCAAAGAGAACGTTGTCACGCCCTACGTCATGGTGGAGTCCTTGGGCTGGTTCTACGGCCTGCCGCTGATCGGGAAAACGGTGTTCGCCTCGTGGTATCAGCGGGTGGCCGCCCGGCTGCGAGGCCTCTTCGTGCCGCCGGTCTCCACCAGCCTGACCGTGGACAAGCTGTCGCAGGAGGAGGTCACCGAAATGCTGGTCGCCGAACAGCGCGGGATCATCCGCCGCGCCCTGCAGGAGCGGTTCGGGGACCGCGATCTGAATCTGTCGCTCGAGCGGCTGGAGTACCTGCGCAAACGGGCGTTGGACGAGAGCCAGGGATCGCTGTCTTCCGAAGAAGAAGCGGCGTTCATCGAGGTGTTGCGGGAGCAGTACCGCATCAATCCCGGCGGCGCCTTCGCGCGCATGGAGCGCATCACGCGCACGGGATTCACCCCCACGGAGCAGGCCTTCACCGTGGAAACCGCGCTCCGGATGATGGGGCTGACCGAGAATTTTGCCCGTCTGGTCCTGTTCTGCGGCCACGGCAGTACGTCGGAGAACAATCCCTTCGAGGCCGCGCTCGACTGCGGCGCCTGCGGCGGCAATAAGGGCAAGCCGAATGCGCGCGTTCTCGCGATCATGGCCAACAAGGCGTCGGTGCGCGAGGCGCTGGCCAAGAACGGCCTCGTGATCCCCCAGGACACATTTTTCATCGCCGGCCAACACGACACCACCACCGACACGGTCGAGATCTTCGATCTGGAAGACATCCCGCACACGCATCTCAACGACCGGCAGCGGTTGGATCGCGATCTGGCCGAGGCCGGCCTTCGGAACAGTCGGGAACGGTGCGGTCGATTCCCCGAACTCTCGTCCACACTCCCGCGCGCGCAGGCCGCACGGGAGACCCGTCGGCGGAGCGGCGACTGGAGCCAGGTCCGTCCGGAGTGGGGTCTGTCGGGCAACGCCGCCTTCATTGTCGGGCGTTCGGAGCTGACTCAGGGGCTCGACCTCGGGGGGCGGGCCTTTCTCCATTCGTACGATCATCGGGGAGACGAGACCGGCCGGCTGCTGGAAATCGTCATGACCGGGCCGCAGATCGTGGGCCAATGGATCAATATGGAGCACTACTTTTCCACGGTGGATACGGAGGTCTACGGCAGCGGCAGCAAGATCTACCACAACGTGGTGGGACGGTTCGGCATCATGTCCGGGCCCCAGAGCGATCTCCGCACCGGCCTGGCCTGGCAAACCGTCATGGACGGACCCCGGCCGTATCATGAGCCCATGCGGATGCTCACCCTGATCGAAGCGCCCCGGGAGCGGATCCTCCAGATCATCGGGCGCCACCGGATCCTTCGGCAGCTCTACGACAACGAGTGGGTCCGCCTGGTGGCGCTTGACCCGGACCAGGGAATTTTCTTTTACTATGTGCCGAAGCAGGGATGGACCCCGGTGGGCGATGGCGGCCCATCGCTTCGAACCGAAACGATCTGA
- a CDS encoding DUF190 domain-containing protein: MAAHRFEPKRSDQENTAWPASVLHPMKEIRIIIQGKQVKFVADLLDSIKATGYTIFHNISGKGHHGFHTAHPMFNEMDSPVMLVTVVPQEKVEPILAGLKPLFDRYAGVILVSDVAVSRAEYFSGPSDKR; this comes from the coding sequence ATGGCGGCCCATCGCTTCGAACCGAAACGATCTGACCAGGAGAACACCGCATGGCCGGCCTCGGTCCTTCATCCCATGAAGGAAATCAGGATCATCATCCAGGGCAAACAGGTCAAGTTCGTGGCCGATTTGCTGGACAGCATCAAGGCGACCGGGTACACGATCTTCCACAACATTTCGGGCAAAGGCCATCACGGCTTTCATACCGCTCACCCCATGTTCAATGAAATGGACAGCCCGGTGATGCTGGTCACCGTGGTCCCGCAAGAGAAAGTGGAGCCGATTTTGGCCGGCTTGAAGCCACTGTTTGATCGGTATGCCGGTGTGATACTCGTCTCCGACGTCGCTGTCAGCCGCGCCGAATA